The following is a genomic window from Levilactobacillus zymae.
GTTACAGAAATTTCTCGATAACGTATATCAGGAGGGTGACTCCAATCCCTGAGATTAGAATGCCAATCAGCCAGTTTTGAATACTGGTCAATCGGTCAATTCGATGAGAACTCTCAATGGATTTTGCCAGAGCTTTATCGGCTTTGTTATCAATCTCATCTACCTGATTGAGTTTGTCCTCAATGTCTTCAACTTTCTGCTTGGTAGCACTCAC
Proteins encoded in this region:
- a CDS encoding hemolysin XhlA family protein, with protein sequence MLIDIQKDVSATKQKVEDIEDKLNQVDEIDNKADKALAKSIESSHRIDRLTSIQNWLIGILISGIGVTLLIYVIEKFL